A region of the Oncorhynchus nerka isolate Pitt River linkage group LG26, Oner_Uvic_2.0, whole genome shotgun sequence genome:
tgtttgtccagtgtttgtgtgtccagtgcttgtttgtgtgtgtgtgtgtactgtgtgtgtgtgtgtgtgtactgtgtgtgtgtactgtgtgtgtgagtgtgtatacagtgtgtgtgtgtccagtgtgtgtgtgtccagtgcttgtatatgtgtgtgtgtgtgtgtgtgtgcgtctgtgcgtgtgtgtaaagtgtatgtgtgtccagtgcttgtatatgtgtctgtgtgtgtgtttgtgtcctgtgtgtgtgtgtgtgtccagtgtgtgtgtgtgtgtgtgtccagtgtgtgtccagtgtgtgtttgtccagtgtgtgtgtgtgagagttcagtgttcagtgtgtgtgtgtgtgtccagtgtgtttgtgtccagtgtgtttgtgtccagtgtgtgtgtccagtgtgtgtgtgtgtgtccagtgcttgtttgtgtgtgtgtgtactgtgtgtgtgtatgtgtactgtgtgtgtgtgtgtgtgtgtactgtgtgtgtgtgtgtgtgtactgtatgtgtgtgtgtctccagtgtgtgtgtccagtgtgcgtgtgtgtaaagtgtgtgtgtgtgtccagtgcttgtatatgtgtgtgtgtgtccagtgtgtgtccagtgtgtgtgtctccagtgtgtgtgtccagtgcttgtatatgtgtgtgtgtgtgtgtgagtccagtgtgtgtgtaagtcctgtgtgtgtgtgtcctgtgtgtgtgtccagtgtgtgtgtgtgtgtgtgtgtgtgtgtgtgtgtactgtgtgtgtgtactgtgtgtgtgtactgtgtgtgtactgtctgtgtgtgtgtctccagcgTGTGTCCAGTGtgcgtctgtgcgtgtgtgtaaagtgtgtgtgtgtgtactgtctgtgtgtgtctccagtgtgtttgtccagtgtgtgtgtactgtgtgtgtgtgtgtgtctccagtgtgtgtgtccagtgtgcgtctgtgcgtgtgtgtaaagtgtgtgtgtgtccagtgcttgtatatgtgtttgtgtgtgtgtactgtgtgtgtgtgtgtgagtccagcttgtgtgtaagtcctgtgtgtgtgtgtccagtgtgagtgtttccagtgtgtttgtgtgtgtgtccagtgtgtgtgtgtcctgtgtgtgtgtgtccagtgtgtgtgtgtccagtgtgtgtgtgagtgtccagtgcttgtttgtgtgtgtgtgtgtactctgtgtgtgtatactgtgtgtgtgtgtgtgtgtgtactgtgtgtgtactgtgtgtgtgtgtactgtgtgtgtgtgtgtgtgtgtttgtgtgtgagtccagtgtgtgtccaatgcttgtatgtttgtgtgtgtgtgtgtcctgtgtgtgtccagtgtgtgtttgtccagtgtgtgtgtatccagtgtgtgtttttccagtgtgtgagtgtccaatgtgtgtgtgtgtgtgtgtgtgtgtgtgtgagttcagtgttcagtttgtgtgtgtgtccagtgtgtgagtgtccaATATGTGAGTGTCCAGTAtgtgagtgtccagtgtgtgagtgtccagtgtgtgtgtgtccagtttgtgagtgtccagtgtgtgtgtgtccagtgtgtgtgtgtccagtgtgtgtgtgtcattgagcaTTGGacccacaggcacacacactggacacacacacacactggacacacacacacacacacacacacacacacacacacacacacacagcacataactTTATCCAAGTGgtggtcagaatgtttgtcttactagcctgataagtcaaacatgtctgatatgaacattgacataaaccctccacatacttgagtttctccagtctgcagtgtggatcctccagtccagcagagagcagtctgactcctgagtctcctgggtgattgtagctcaggtccagctctctcaggtgtgaggggtttgacctcagagctgagatcagagaagcacagccttcctctgtgactagacagcctgacagcctgcaaagagtcaaatcatattaaaatcacactgatattctttggtggtgaaaatagtggcagtatattttttcaacatattcagatacatcagtgtcctgaaaccttccaTATCTATTCGTAAAATAGTGTATCATCATAAAAAATGACACatgatcaaagtattgcctgcagatagatacatgtatagtacaaatattatagtagactgaccagaccagtttaaaaagcagtatcagtcagaagacagacagtgaggtatcagatttagcaaagcaccacatttaaaactgaatacagtccacaccatatctatttagacagtgaggaatcagatttagattgtattgagtatacagtccacatcatatctatttagacagtgaggaatcagatttagattgtattgagtaaacagtccacaccatatctatttagacagtgaggaatcagatttagattgtattgagtatacagtccacatcatatctatttagacagtgaggaatcagatttagattgtattgagtatacaatccacaccatatctatttagacagtgaggtatcaactttagattgtattgagtatacagtccacaccatatctatttagacagtgaagctaacattttaaatgtgtctctattctccaacattttggatttcagatcaaatgtttcatatgaggtgacagtatataatgtcacctttaatttgaGGATATTTCAATACATGTCTGTTTCACATTTAGAAATAAAAGccctttatttttctctctctttgaagAAGTCATAAGTATTTGGTCTGATATTCCTTTGAAAACCTGTGACTCAAACTCAtttacagttttttttattttattaaaatggAGTAAATTCTAAATGAAAAAGAATAAATGAATCATTAATAATaatgattaataataataataataataatataataactaccctctcaccattaccaataacagagactacaacaaaacatactaacctctcaccattaccaataacagagactacaacaaaacatgctaacctctcaccattaccaataacagagactacaacaaaacatgctaacctctcaccattaccaataacagagactacaacaaaacatactaacctctcaccattaccaataacagaggctacaacaaaacatactaacctctcaccattaccaataacagaggctacaacaaaacatgctaacctctcaccattaccaataacagaggggatctttgtgcctctgtaacttattcatcatcatcatccacatgaatgtagaagtgttcagaaacatcttctattcttactgacaatacaagtgaagtgactccaaaatgacaggacattattcacctttcagtttctattaggaaaacatctaaaacacaaccaagacaaactggAAATACattcaacaagttagtagaatcacaagcttgatgtaatcactgcaggcatggaatatgggaccaaatactaaacgtatgactactttaatacactataagtgaatataaccgaataattacgacttttcaaatgggagaactacatacataaaagtgctttcatatctgataatactgacctcagagtctccagtttacagtggggattccccagtccagcagagagcagcttcactcctgaatccttcaggtcgttgttactcagatccaactctctcaggtgtgaggggtttgacctcagagctgagaccagagaagcacagccttcctctgtgaccagacagcctgacagcctgacaaagagatcatcatgacttcacaaacacactgttaatttaacaccagtagtgtagaaggacaatggtagatgcatttggtttattctcccaaacaacatatagattcatcttccgtTTCCTAGAATTGTGTGGTCatattgttatactaatgtgaaaatcaatgaATTTATTTAATATGTTTtacaatataatattatatacatattataatacataatacatattatattgtatattttttatatattttttctctaaactgaatatttcttcctgatgattagttcttaaatgtaattttatttactcacagagcagctctggaggctttgaccactggcagcagcctcagaagaccttcctctgatctggagtatttcttcaggtcaaacacatccagctccttttctgaagtcagcaacacaaagaccagagctgaccactgtgcaggtgacaggttgggttctgagagacttcctgatctcaggtatctttcgatctcctccactagagaatggtcattcagttcattcagacagtggaacagattgatgctcctctctggagagagattcttcctgatcttctccttgatgtactcgactgtttcttcatggctctgtgagctgcttcttgtctttgtcagtagacctcgtaagtgcttctgattggactccagtgagaggcccagaaggaagcggaggaaaaggtccaggtttcccgtctcactttgtaaggctttatccacagcactcttgtagaaaGTAACTTTACGCCTTTGTTTGATCCTCACAGAAAAGTTCCTGGACGTTGATTGCAGTTTGTCCATTAGATTCTgattgttgttgatgaatgagaggaacacatatacagcagccagaaactcctgaatgctcagatgaacaaagcagtacaccttgtcctggtacagcccacgttcctctttaaagagctgtgtgcacaatcctgagtacactgaggcttcattgacatcaatgccagcctctttcaggtcttcttcatagaaaatcagattgccattcacaagctgttgaaaagccagttttcccagtgacagaatgctctctttattccagtgtgaACCTGTGTCTTCTTTCCCAaaatacttttcattcttctgtttggtatgaaacaccacaaggtgtgtgtacatctcagtcagagtcttgggcatctcttctctcttatgtttcagcatgtgcTCAAGAACTGTTGCAGatatccaacagaagactggaatgtggcacatgatgtggaggctcctggatgtctttatgtgtgagataattctgctggccaggtcctcatcactgaatctcttcctgaagtactcctccttctgtgggtcattgaaccctcgtacctctgtcacctggtcaacacaccctgaagggatcttattggctgctgcaggtcgagtagttatccagaggagagcagacggaagcagatttcccttgatgagatttgtcagcagaacatccactgaggttgactctgtgacgtcccaacagatcttgttcttctggaagtctaggggcagtcggcactcatccagaccatcaaagatgaacagaactttgtacttgttgtagatggagattcctgattgtttggtttccattgagaagtgattaagaagttcaatgaaagtgtgtttgtcctctttcatcaaattcagctcccgaaaagggaatgaaaatacaaattggacatcctgatttgcttttccttcagcccagtccagaatgaacttctgcacagagactgtttttccaatgccagcgactccctttgtcagcacagttctgataggtttgtcttgtccagttaagggtttgaagatgtcgttacatttgattgcagtctctggtcttgcttgtttcctggtcgttgtctcaatctgtctcagctcatgttcattattgacctctcctgttccaccctctgtgatgtagagctctgtgtagatcttgttgagaagtgttgggtttccttgtttagcgatcccctcaaatacacattgaaacttcttctttagattagatttgagttcacgttggcaaatcacagcaagctcatctgaatctagaaataacacagaggatattaatattacgTCTGTTTTAATGCCTACAGTATTGAAGGACTGTTATAAAGTCTtaaattataataatttattctattaactgactgtataaatgtgtaaatgttttcataatgcattacagactggtgtgactgattatattattattggtattattgatggtattattaatgttctctctctaaatgaatcaccacaacacatccctgctgctacttgatgaggtcactaggtgttgtgttaaggctgctacaatatcattgagttacacagctactttagctgtactttagctacagcttttaaatgttataaaacagcattcaacatgaggcagacagatcttacatttctccagtgtgtcagcaagctccttctggttcattttcctcaggatgtgcagtgtgatcttcagagccccctctctggcactgctctcctgcttctcatcttcagcatcctccacttccttatcctgcttctgactctcaaagccttgtgggagttctggactaagaatcttcttgaacatcttcagctcgttcttcacaaatgtcataattttcTCCTCAAGCAACTGATATAATCAAGTAAATAAATTAAGCAAGAGACTAAATGCTTTGTCATTAACACgttaatgaatgattgacagatcaacttttcttgaggtaaacaaaaacaaatgtacataacaggaccacatacactgaatatggaggccaggtctgtttgatgactctgggaagactgaacactgagaatctctgactctgatctctcctgttggtttctgtggacaacacatgagattacatctcctcatccagggagtacacacacacacacaatcacacacacacacacacacacacacacacacacacacacacacacacacacacacacacacacagagacagacaaacaggcaggcaggcaggcaggcaggcaggcaagcaggcaggcaggcaggcagacagacagacagagagggaatgttgtgtttgtataatattgttttaggactatggaaATGGATAAAAggattagcctatggattatgaaaacaacaacaataaatgggaaaatgtgagaggagaaatgactagagacagtgttgtttaactcactgaccaggacccatgagttcttcttacctttgttcagtagaaaagtctccctctctaaactgtATAGGTTGAACCATAGActggtcactcttcatggacacacagctgggaacaggggaggctggtctctcctgcttgattggacttcaacacaacagagacaaacattacatctctcatctactctgagctcagatggagaaccataagaagagtttcattccaaaacgctatgtatccattttcagaaatgttcataaattaacttttattgtttaaagaagtTATGTTTATGTTAAGTTATGTTTTTTTGCTAAATGagcctgcttctataaaccaatgaggagatgcagCGCGaactgcgtcacaaatagaactgacttccagACCTTAGTTAATGGCACGAGCAGTGTGTCTCCAGACGTTAATGACGAAATTCATTTATCGACGCGagcgttgtagtcagtctgtcagccccgctaaaaggctggtctcattactctgccttctccgggggcatgttgacgtaaatttactaaccgggagggttgaatgatgtaatttattggagggctggaagacgcactctcgaggttgtttactcacaatatcagatattaagatgatttttataatgaatgtatactgaggttgaggttctgactagtgattatttacccggggttcaatacctgctattgaggcgccctgaaaataatattcaaaagttcggtccttggacacagagggtttaaacactaaagttaccgtccatctagtgaagagaggagaaccggacagaggtagccagcatccgtcaacgagagagggagaagcctcaccgggatttaacaggtggaagaaacaaccggggagcTCCATCGGTCCACAAGAAATGCAGACAGTCGGTGATGAcgtagtggtagctatggtaactaggatgctgctggtagagtagctagctagcttaccgagctgtaccgactagctaggataactaggatgctgctggtagagtagctagctagcttaccgagctgtaccgactggctaggataactaggatgctgctggtagagtaactagctagcttaccgagctgtaccgactagctaggataactaggatgctgctggtagagtagctagctagcttaccgagctgtaccgactagctaggataactaggatgctgctggtagagtagctagctagcttaccgagctgtaccgactagctaggataactaggatgctgctggtagagtagctagctagattaccgagctgtaccgactagctaggataactaggatgctgctggtagagtagctagctagcttaccgagctgtaccgactagttAGCAGGTCGTTTCTGTCCCTCGTCTCGATGATGAATCCGGTGACCCACAAAATGAAACAAGGATAGAGATTgattttcccccttctgatgaccaggtggcgaatcgaatctctgcatgtctggcagacatatccgtgtggatgacggatcaccacctcaagctgaacctcggcaagacggaactgctcttcctcccggggaaggactgcccgttccatgatctcgccatcacggttgacaactccattgtgtcctcctcccagagcgctaagaaccttggcgtgatcctggacaacaccctgtcgttctcaactaacatcaaggcggtggcccgttcctgtaggttcatgctctacaacatccgcagagtacgaccctgcctcacacaggaagcggcgcaggtcctaatccaggcacttgtcatctcccgtctggattactgcaactcgctgttggctgggctccctgcctgtgccattaaacccctacaactcatccagaacgccgcagcccgtctggtgttcaaccttcccaagttctctcacgtcaccccgctcctccgctccctccactggcttccagttgaagctcgcatccgctacaagaccatggtgcttgcctacggagctgtgaggggaacggcacctcagtacctccaggctctgatcaggccctacacccaaacaagggcactgcgttcatccacctctggcctgctcgcctccctaccactgaggaagtacagttcccgctcagcccagtcaaaactgttcgctgctctggcccccaatggtggaacaaactccctcacgacgccaggacagcggagtcaatcaccaccttccggagacacctgaaaccccacctctttaaggaatacctaggataggataaagtaatccctctcacccccctcccctgaaaagatttagatgcactactgttccactggaggtcataaggtgaatgcaccaatttgtaagtcgctctggataagagcgtctgctaaatgacttaaatgttaaatgtaaatgtaattgaaaaggatctggctacactcatactgtccctgaccgtaaagaaaaatgcaaattgaacaataaacttcggtgtctcaacactgtaacaaactgcgtcgttattccccaagatcacctcagtccactctgcgcgtaaccggACAATCTACTTGGCGCCACACCGAACGTggacgtggacagttctgtacgggatagaacgcggacatgagcagtgcaacacaatcaactaaacccagtctttacagtgggttacattagtaatattcattttttattattatgtaaAACAAACATTCTATGTCTTTTCATAACATTATGTTGAGATCTGGGTCCATATCGCCAAAGTGTCGCAGAGTAGAAAATTGGTCGTATAAGTgctgagaataaagacattttacacaTATGGGTATAAATTACCTAGCTACCTACCCATTACCTAAATTACCTACCCACCTAGTCAGCAGATGTTTTGGACACCTggtgagctgtcctaagtagttaagagttaacagcaggtgtcttgataatactatagaataatgcagtgagtcagtggttcctgcaCCACATGTAATTGCTTTGTAGTagttaaaaataatgtttttatatttctatgtgatCAATCCATAAATAATATTGACCTACATGCAACagtatgtcttgtgcttttggcaatgATTTATGTATAATAATGATGTATAACAAGTGATACCATGTATGTCTGCATAGCATTTTGTCTTCATTTTGGCAGATTAACTCATGTTGGAGTTGGAGCTGGGACCGAAAGGTGGCTGGTTCGAATCCCGGGCCGGGCGCTGGAAAAAACAGGTGGAATTGATCTGACcactg
Encoded here:
- the LOC135564817 gene encoding LOW QUALITY PROTEIN: NLR family CARD domain-containing protein 3-like (The sequence of the model RefSeq protein was modified relative to this genomic sequence to represent the inferred CDS: deleted 2 bases in 1 codon), which produces MSLSGEREEGGPASEMHLSGKREEGSPASKMSLSVEREEGGPASKMRHSEEREEGGPASKMSLPEEREEGGPASKMSLSGEHDIKPKSPIKQERPASPVPSCVSMKSDQSMVQPIQFREGDFSTEQRNQQERSESEILSVQSSQSHQTDLASIFSLLEEKIMTFVKNELKMFKKILSPELPQGFESQKQDKEVEDAEDEKQESSAREGALKITLHILRKMNQKELADTLEKYELAVICQRELKSNLKKKFQCVFEGIAKQGNPTLLNKIYTELYITEGGTGEVNNEHELRQIETTTRKQARPETAIKCNDIFKPLTGQDKPIRTVLTKGVAGIGKTVSVQKFILDWAEGKANQDVQFVFSFPFRELNLMKEDKHTFIELLNHFSMETKQSGISIYNKYKVLFIFDGLDECRLPLDFQKNKICWDVTESTSVDVLLTNLIKGNLLPSALLWITTRPAAANKIPSGCVDQVTEVRGFNDPQKEEYFRKRFSDEDLASRIISHIKTSRSLHIMCHIPVFCWISATVLEHMLKHKREEMPKTLTEMYTHLVVFHTKQKNEKYFGKEDTGSHWNKESILSLGKLAFQQLVNGNLIFYEEDLKEAGIDVNEASVYSGLCTQLFKEERGLYQDKVYCFVHLSIQEFLAAVYVFLSFINNNQNLMDKLQSTSRNFSVRIKQRRKVTFYKSAVDKALQSETGNLDLFLRFLLGLSLESNQKHLRGLLTKTRSSSQSHEETVEYIKEKIRKNLSPERSINLFHCLNELNDHSLVEEIERYLRSGSLSEPNLSPAQWSALVFVLLTSEKELDVFDLKKYSRSEEGLLRLLPVVKASRAALLSGCLVTEEGCASLVSALRSNPSHLRELDLSNNDLKDSGVKLLSAGLGNPHCKLETLRLSGCLVTEEGCASLISALRSNPSHLRELDLSYNHPGDSGVRLLSAGLEDPHCRLEKLNVEHGGENRMKPGLRKYVCDLTLDLNTVNRHLSLSEENRKVTWRTEEQPYPDHPERFEDCRQVLCREGLTGRCYWEVEWSGKGADIGVTYKGINRRGRGDDCCLGYNDKSWSLFCSDSYRARHNNKLTTIEVPPSSPHRVGVYLDWPAGTLSFYRASSDTLTHLITFTSTFTEPLYPGFWVWDDGESVFLCQ